CGGTTTCATTCAGTTCTTTAAAACGCCATGTTAAACCGATAAGCCTTATAAACACATACATAAACGGAATACCCAGGTTTAAAAATAAAGCATTAAGAAATTTTTTCATATTTTTTCCCGTTAAACCGGTTTTTTTAAATGCCTGCCTTACGCTAAAATGACAAAGGGTGCAGCACAAGGCCGCACCCTTTGTTTTTTATTTTGTCTCTTTACGCTTAATTGAGAATATTGTTATCGTCCTTGCCTTCTGTTTCATCTTCTTCCTCTTTTTTCTTCTTGCGGAAGTACATATAAATTGCTATTGCGCCGCCGATTAAAAGAAGAAGCATAAGCAGAATTCCGTTGTTCATGCCTTTCTTGGGTGCTTTGGCCTTTTTAACAGGTTCCGGTACAGGTGTCGGCATTGACATATCTTCTTCAGAACCCATTGCTGTTTCCGGTTCGGACTCTATCCTGTCAGCTGCCTGCCTGCTTGCGGTTTCCATATCGCTGTCCCTGCCTAAACCCGCAACCGTGCCTGAAGATATTGATTCTTCGTCTTCGGTTTCAGCATAAGCTGTCTTAGCCGCGGGAGGAAGCCCTAATTCACGCGCCCTGTTTGCGGCGGCTTCTATTTCAACCGCGCTTACATTTCTGGGTATTATTAACTTCTGGCCTTCATCAAGTGTTTCGTACGAATCAAGAATATCCCTGTTTGCGTCATAAATAAGCGGCCACTGATACTTGTTACCGTATATATCCGCCTTTTCCGCGATTCCCCAAAGTGTATCCCCTTCTTCAACAACATAAGTTGTAGGAAGTTCTTCCTGCTGCGCTTCCTGTCCTTCCTGCATTACCTGTGACTGTTCATCAGACACCCCGTTCACCTTCTGGCTTTTGCCGCATCCGGCAAAAAA
This region of Candidatus Goldiibacteriota bacterium genomic DNA includes:
- a CDS encoding LysM peptidoglycan-binding domain-containing protein → MKKAILLLTVVFFAISVSFFAGCGKSQKVNGVSDEQSQVMQEGQEAQQEELPTTYVVEEGDTLWGIAEKADIYGNKYQWPLIYDANRDILDSYETLDEGQKLIIPRNVSAVEIEAAANRARELGLPPAAKTAYAETEDEESISSGTVAGLGRDSDMETASRQAADRIESEPETAMGSEEDMSMPTPVPEPVKKAKAPKKGMNNGILLMLLLLIGGAIAIYMYFRKKKKEEEDETEGKDDNNILN